Proteins from a genomic interval of Kitasatospora kifunensis:
- a CDS encoding lipid II:glycine glycyltransferase FemX — MNLKLRTISRAEHLSFIRSRSAASHMQVPSWGELKSEWRSESIGWIDDSGKVVGAALVLYRQLPKLKRYLAYLPEGPVIDWFDPELERRWLRPMLGHLKAQGAFSVKMGPPVVIRRWEASTIKEAIAGGAAERLREVEADWQEPRSFELADGLRRAGWLQSEDGGAGFGDVQPRYVFQVPLAGRSLDDVHRGLNQLWRRNIKKADKSNVQVVQGGYEDLALFHRLYVVTAARDHFTPRPLAYFQRMWTALTAEDPNRMRLYLAYHDGEPLAATTMLTVGEHVWYSYGASADHKREVKPSNAIQWRMIRDAHALGASVYDLRGISDTLVPGEHLFGLIQFKVGTGGQAAEYLGEWDFPLNKLLHKALDLYLTRR, encoded by the coding sequence ATGAACCTGAAGCTGCGGACGATCAGCCGTGCGGAACACCTGTCCTTCATCAGGAGCCGGTCGGCCGCCAGTCACATGCAGGTGCCGTCCTGGGGCGAGTTGAAATCGGAGTGGCGCAGCGAGTCGATCGGCTGGATCGACGACTCCGGGAAGGTGGTCGGGGCCGCTCTGGTTCTCTACCGTCAACTCCCGAAGCTCAAGCGGTACTTGGCCTACCTGCCGGAGGGTCCGGTGATCGACTGGTTCGATCCGGAGCTGGAGCGGCGCTGGCTGCGCCCGATGCTCGGACACCTCAAGGCGCAGGGCGCGTTCTCGGTGAAGATGGGCCCGCCGGTGGTGATCCGGCGCTGGGAGGCGTCGACGATCAAGGAGGCGATCGCCGGGGGTGCGGCCGAACGGCTGCGGGAGGTGGAGGCCGACTGGCAGGAGCCGCGCAGTTTCGAACTCGCCGACGGGCTGCGCCGGGCCGGGTGGCTGCAGAGCGAGGACGGCGGGGCCGGATTCGGCGACGTGCAGCCGCGCTATGTCTTCCAGGTGCCGTTGGCCGGCCGCTCGCTCGATGACGTCCACCGCGGGCTCAACCAGCTGTGGCGGCGCAACATCAAGAAGGCCGATAAGAGCAACGTCCAGGTGGTCCAAGGTGGTTACGAGGACCTGGCGCTCTTCCACCGGCTGTACGTCGTCACGGCGGCACGCGACCACTTCACCCCGCGCCCGCTCGCCTACTTCCAGCGGATGTGGACGGCGCTGACCGCCGAGGATCCGAACCGGATGCGGCTCTACCTCGCCTACCACGACGGTGAGCCGTTGGCGGCGACCACCATGCTGACGGTGGGCGAACACGTCTGGTACTCCTACGGCGCCTCGGCCGACCACAAGCGCGAGGTCAAGCCGTCCAACGCCATTCAGTGGCGGATGATCCGCGACGCCCACGCGCTCGGCGCGAGCGTCTACGACCTGCGTGGCATCAGCGACACCCTGGTGCCGGGTGAGCACCTCTTCGGCCTGATCCAGTTCAAGGTCGGCACCGGCGGCCAGGCCGCCGAGTACCTCGGCGAGTGGGACTTCCCCCTCAACAAGCTGCTGCACAAGGCACTCGACCTCTATCTGACGCGCCGCTGA
- a CDS encoding TauD/TfdA family dioxygenase — protein sequence MKAAWISAYDDLARKVRFPSVSDLFRQTRGNSMSGQLSRRILADGIEEIEIDPEWAGDLPVLREVLTEHFGSPIQGSKLTPSAQPDVLRAELLARSRHLAGLVEELQEAIAARASVIVVPQMHLAHLDVEDRGVLLYSLTVGMGYPTGTDPRERQVVWPVTARAKNGNYFATFSELDTEATYHTDAQYYPDPERYFLLYAVHAARCGGGESRIRANRHVMEFMNSTGEGRRAIRVLQALNIPFRIPSVYTKSGTAEEKKYTFAPVIGENNTLRWRKDTVEKGLAELPEYDHPDLRDSLKLLESALNDAPQEVRLTLGDDSLVLVDNHRAVHARTAFTDHERHLLRIRFHDHQYVG from the coding sequence TTGAAGGCCGCCTGGATCTCTGCCTACGATGATCTGGCTCGGAAGGTTCGCTTTCCAAGTGTTTCTGATTTGTTTCGGCAAACGAGAGGAAACAGCATGAGCGGGCAGTTATCACGGAGGATTCTGGCGGACGGGATCGAGGAGATCGAGATCGACCCGGAGTGGGCCGGTGATCTCCCGGTGCTGCGCGAGGTGCTGACCGAGCACTTCGGCTCTCCTATACAGGGGAGCAAGCTCACCCCGTCCGCGCAGCCCGATGTTCTCCGGGCGGAGCTGCTGGCGCGTTCCCGGCATCTGGCCGGGCTGGTCGAGGAACTGCAGGAGGCCATTGCGGCCCGGGCGAGCGTCATCGTCGTTCCGCAGATGCATCTGGCGCACCTCGACGTCGAGGACCGGGGTGTGCTGCTCTACTCCCTGACCGTGGGCATGGGGTACCCCACCGGCACCGATCCCCGTGAGCGGCAGGTCGTGTGGCCGGTGACCGCCCGCGCGAAGAACGGCAACTACTTCGCCACCTTCTCCGAGCTGGACACCGAGGCCACCTACCACACCGACGCGCAATACTACCCGGACCCCGAGCGGTACTTCCTGCTGTACGCGGTGCACGCCGCGCGCTGCGGCGGCGGAGAAAGCAGGATCCGGGCGAACCGTCATGTCATGGAATTCATGAACAGCACCGGCGAAGGCCGCAGAGCGATCAGGGTGCTGCAGGCCCTCAACATCCCGTTCCGGATTCCGTCGGTGTACACCAAGAGCGGCACGGCCGAGGAGAAGAAGTACACCTTCGCCCCCGTCATCGGGGAGAACAACACCCTGCGCTGGCGCAAGGACACCGTCGAAAAGGGCCTGGCCGAGCTTCCCGAATACGACCACCCGGACCTGCGCGATTCCCTCAAGCTGCTCGAATCGGCGCTGAACGACGCTCCGCAGGAGGTTCGGCTGACCTTGGGCGACGACAGTCTGGTGCTGGTCGACAATCATCGCGCGGTGCACGCTCGTACCGCATTCACCGACCACGAGCGCCATCTCCTGCGCATTCGGTTCCACGATCACCAGTACGTCGGCTGA
- a CDS encoding alanine racemase — MALSLYLDTDRWRAHQRAVQAEFPGLIPVVKGNGYGLGTRRLAEEAARLGTPMLAVGTVAEAAEAICWFDGEILVLTPYRVGEEPAALLRQVVRTATSIEALQALAGTQVVVECMTSMSRHGIAKDDLAQLAAVAGSVWLEGFALHLPLDRRDGSDPVDEVSGWVQAIAAAGLPTHTFYLSHLSADELARLAERHPDTWFRSRIGTRLWLGDAGAMAARATVLDVNPVAKGGRYGYRQHKAAAAGHLLVVAGGTVHGVGLEAPKYVHGLRPRVRGIIRAGLASVNRTMSPYRWQDRQLWFAEPPHMQVSLVFLPQAGQGELDGRPAIGDELPVNLRYTTTHFDRVAQL; from the coding sequence ATGGCCCTTTCGCTCTACCTGGACACTGACCGCTGGCGCGCCCACCAACGCGCGGTGCAGGCCGAGTTCCCCGGGTTGATCCCGGTGGTCAAGGGAAACGGCTACGGCTTGGGCACCCGCCGACTCGCCGAGGAGGCCGCCCGGTTGGGCACGCCGATGCTGGCCGTGGGCACGGTGGCCGAGGCGGCCGAGGCGATCTGCTGGTTCGACGGTGAGATCCTGGTGCTGACCCCGTACCGGGTGGGGGAGGAGCCGGCGGCACTGCTGCGGCAGGTGGTGCGCACGGCCACGAGCATCGAGGCGTTGCAGGCACTGGCCGGGACGCAGGTGGTGGTGGAGTGCATGACCAGCATGAGCCGTCACGGCATCGCCAAGGACGACCTGGCCCAACTCGCCGCCGTGGCCGGGTCGGTGTGGCTGGAGGGCTTCGCCCTGCACCTCCCGCTGGACCGGCGTGACGGCTCCGATCCGGTCGACGAGGTCTCCGGCTGGGTGCAGGCGATCGCCGCCGCCGGGCTGCCCACCCACACCTTCTACCTCAGCCACCTGAGCGCGGACGAACTCGCCAGACTGGCAGAGCGACACCCGGACACCTGGTTCCGCTCGCGGATCGGCACCCGGCTCTGGCTGGGCGATGCGGGTGCCATGGCGGCCCGCGCCACCGTGCTGGACGTCAACCCCGTTGCCAAGGGCGGCCGGTACGGCTACCGCCAGCACAAGGCCGCCGCCGCCGGCCACCTGTTGGTGGTCGCCGGCGGCACGGTGCACGGCGTGGGTCTGGAGGCGCCGAAGTACGTCCACGGGCTGCGGCCCCGGGTCAGGGGGATCATCCGAGCGGGCCTGGCCTCGGTCAACCGTACGATGTCGCCCTATCGTTGGCAGGACCGCCAACTCTGGTTCGCCGAACCGCCGCACATGCAGGTCAGTCTCGTCTTTCTGCCGCAGGCCGGGCAGGGCGAGCTGGACGGACGCCCGGCCATCGGTGACGAACTGCCCGTCAACCTCCGTTACACCACGACACACTTCGACCGGGTGGCGCAGCTCTGA
- a CDS encoding TetR/AcrR family transcriptional regulator, translating into MTAPSTAGRANQKLRTRTAILQAAAELSRTGREVSMPEIAAAALVSEATAYRYFPDLVTLLQEVMAGLLPDPAEALASVAHSSDPVERVAAATEFLLRHVQARQGVVRAMIAGAVVRPGQVARPGLRFGLIDYALAPLAETPGAVDPTALAQLKRDLAVVVSAEALFSLTDLCGLDPEEAIASVVHTATTLARAAVQAG; encoded by the coding sequence TTGACAGCGCCCAGCACGGCGGGCCGTGCCAACCAGAAACTGCGCACCCGCACCGCGATCCTGCAGGCCGCGGCCGAGTTGAGCCGCACCGGTCGCGAGGTGAGCATGCCCGAGATCGCGGCGGCCGCCCTGGTGTCGGAGGCCACGGCCTACCGCTACTTCCCCGACCTGGTCACCCTGCTGCAGGAGGTCATGGCCGGGCTGCTGCCCGATCCGGCCGAAGCCCTCGCATCGGTCGCGCACTCCAGTGACCCGGTCGAACGGGTCGCTGCCGCAACCGAGTTCCTGCTGCGCCATGTGCAGGCCCGGCAGGGCGTGGTCCGCGCCATGATCGCGGGCGCCGTGGTGCGCCCCGGCCAGGTCGCCCGCCCGGGCCTGCGCTTCGGTCTGATCGACTACGCCTTGGCCCCGCTGGCCGAGACCCCTGGGGCCGTCGACCCCACCGCGCTGGCCCAGCTCAAGCGCGACCTGGCGGTCGTCGTCAGCGCCGAGGCGCTGTTCAGCCTGACCGACCTGTGCGGGCTGGACCCCGAAGAAGCCATCGCCAGCGTCGTGCACACGGCGACCACCCTGGCCCGAGCCGCCGTGCAGGCGGGCTGA
- a CDS encoding pyridoxamine 5'-phosphate oxidase family protein, protein MDYLKIVHLVNTDPVIQTLLAAPIPMRLGYVGLDGHPRTLPVSYLWNGKAFVFATPPTAYKVKAIAAHPEVSFTVDTTDFTPLIMMVRGKASIEVKPGVPEEHIEASRRMVGEEKMAEWERVKRESTDEMAVISIIPTHVTVCDFDTRFPPPVSVNARAHGAG, encoded by the coding sequence ATGGATTATCTGAAGATCGTGCATTTGGTGAACACCGATCCGGTGATTCAGACCCTGCTGGCGGCGCCGATCCCGATGCGGCTTGGATACGTCGGGCTGGACGGCCATCCACGCACGTTGCCGGTCTCGTACCTGTGGAACGGCAAGGCCTTCGTCTTCGCCACCCCGCCCACGGCCTACAAGGTCAAGGCCATCGCGGCGCATCCCGAGGTGTCCTTCACCGTCGACACCACCGACTTCACGCCGCTGATCATGATGGTGCGCGGAAAGGCCTCGATCGAGGTCAAGCCGGGTGTTCCCGAGGAGCACATCGAGGCGTCCCGCCGGATGGTGGGTGAGGAGAAGATGGCGGAGTGGGAGCGCGTCAAGCGCGAGAGCACGGACGAGATGGCGGTGATCTCGATCATTCCGACGCACGTCACCGTCTGCGACTTCGACACCCGATTCCCACCGCCGGTCTCGGTCAACGCCCGTGCGCACGGGGCTGGTTAG
- a CDS encoding MFS transporter, producing MSTFLVNLDNTIVNVALPGIRTQLHPSVSGLQWIVDSYLMTLAALLILSGSLGDRFGRRRVFGIGLVTFAFGSLLSSLAPSTGWLVGFRIVQAVGASMLNPVGMSIISNIFVQPRARAKAFGVWGAAVGLGMASGPVLGGLLVQAWGWRSVFWTSVPLALAVAVCARVFMPESRSPVHRKPDLIGQALVFVLLAGVIFTVIELPRLGAGSARIHGGLAVVVISAVALGVVERRREAPLIDFRFFRSIPFSVSMLIAVLTYAAMGGFLFLNTIYLQDVRGYPPLRAGLYTLPMALGTVAGAQLAGLLVRTRGTMVALATAGASVAVAAAITGTVIGTDSSLLLLAGYVLLGLGFGCANTPVNNTAMAGMPRSRAGVAGALASSSRQVGQSLGVAVFGAFAGLGVGVGGNRSAAFAAASLPGWCVITGTGLAIIALGIVASGQGARRSAERVAADLEEQ from the coding sequence ATGAGCACCTTCCTGGTGAACCTGGACAACACCATCGTCAACGTGGCGTTGCCCGGCATCCGCACGCAGCTGCACCCGAGCGTGTCCGGTCTGCAGTGGATCGTCGACTCCTACCTGATGACTCTGGCCGCGCTGCTGATCCTCAGCGGATCCCTGGGGGACAGATTCGGCAGAAGGCGAGTCTTCGGCATCGGCCTGGTCACCTTCGCCTTCGGCTCGCTGCTGAGCAGCCTCGCGCCCTCCACCGGGTGGCTCGTAGGGTTCCGCATCGTCCAGGCGGTGGGAGCGTCCATGCTCAACCCCGTCGGGATGTCGATCATCAGCAACATCTTCGTCCAACCCCGGGCGAGGGCAAAGGCGTTCGGGGTCTGGGGCGCCGCGGTCGGTCTCGGGATGGCATCCGGGCCGGTGCTCGGCGGTCTGCTCGTCCAGGCCTGGGGGTGGCGCTCGGTCTTCTGGACCAGCGTTCCGCTCGCCCTCGCAGTGGCCGTCTGCGCCCGGGTGTTCATGCCGGAGAGCCGGTCACCGGTCCACCGCAAGCCCGATCTCATCGGCCAGGCGCTGGTGTTCGTCCTGCTGGCCGGCGTCATCTTCACCGTCATCGAGCTGCCACGGCTAGGTGCGGGGTCGGCCCGGATCCACGGTGGCCTGGCCGTGGTGGTGATCTCCGCGGTCGCTCTGGGAGTGGTCGAGCGCCGCCGCGAGGCCCCGCTCATCGACTTCCGGTTCTTTCGAAGCATCCCCTTCTCGGTCTCCATGCTCATCGCGGTGCTGACCTACGCGGCCATGGGGGGCTTCCTCTTCCTGAACACCATCTACCTGCAGGACGTTCGCGGCTACCCACCGCTGCGCGCCGGTCTCTACACCCTGCCGATGGCCCTCGGCACCGTGGCCGGAGCACAGTTGGCCGGCCTGCTGGTCAGGACCCGGGGGACCATGGTCGCGCTGGCGACCGCGGGCGCCAGCGTGGCGGTCGCCGCCGCGATCACCGGGACCGTCATCGGAACTGATTCCTCGCTCCTGCTGCTGGCCGGGTACGTGCTCCTCGGCCTGGGCTTCGGCTGCGCCAACACCCCCGTCAACAACACCGCCATGGCGGGAATGCCGCGCAGCCGTGCGGGGGTCGCCGGAGCACTCGCCTCCAGCAGCAGGCAGGTGGGCCAGTCGCTGGGGGTGGCCGTCTTCGGCGCGTTCGCCGGCCTCGGCGTCGGTGTCGGCGGCAACCGCAGCGCGGCGTTCGCAGCCGCGAGTCTGCCGGGCTGGTGCGTCATCACCGGGACCGGTCTGGCCATCATCGCGCTGGGGATCGTGGCCTCCGGCCAGGGCGCCCGGCGGTCGGCCGAACGCGTCGCAGCCGACCTCGAGGAACAGTAG
- a CDS encoding cupin domain-containing protein, translated as MNDVSIVTPDDGEVIELGRARIRILEDGGTTAHRLGIGEVTLAPHSPGPPQHRHAEHDEGFYIVSGTARFTVGQQEYEATAGTLVMVPPGVPHTFANPGDEPVVMINTFTPDLYVQYFRDLRDTLAASGELSPQATAEVMGRYATTPATDFA; from the coding sequence ATGAACGACGTCTCGATCGTCACCCCGGACGACGGCGAGGTCATCGAGCTGGGGCGGGCCCGGATCCGCATCCTGGAGGACGGCGGCACCACCGCGCACCGCCTCGGGATCGGGGAGGTCACGCTCGCCCCGCACAGCCCGGGCCCGCCCCAGCATCGCCACGCCGAGCACGACGAGGGCTTCTACATCGTCTCCGGCACCGCCAGGTTCACCGTCGGCCAACAGGAGTACGAGGCGACGGCGGGCACCCTGGTGATGGTTCCGCCGGGGGTGCCGCACACCTTCGCCAACCCGGGCGACGAACCGGTCGTGATGATCAATACGTTCACCCCGGACCTGTACGTGCAGTACTTCCGGGACCTGCGCGACACGCTCGCCGCGAGCGGGGAACTGAGCCCGCAGGCCACCGCGGAGGTGATGGGCCGCTACGCCACCACGCCGGCCACCGACTTCGCCTGA